In the genome of Segatella copri, one region contains:
- a CDS encoding ABC transporter permease encodes MRELIKEIWSTSKRNKLRTSLTGFAVAWGIFMLIFLLGAGNGLINAQLQQSTRFLANSMRVFPGETSKAYKGLKEGRSITLNDRDILISNQTYGQYVDDVGGRLEQYNVNINYGDNYVASQSLVGVAPTHPKIDKTEMIAGRFINEIDMKEQRKNVVLSRSQAKELCKDYRSLVGKNVKISNLNFQVVGIYKDDESRNNTDAFIAYSTIKTIYAKGDDAGSLEFTIKNLKTQEDNEQFEKNYRASINNNHQAAPDDDRTIWLWNRYMDNIQMNQGIAIMQTALWIVGLFTLLSGIVGVSNIMLITVKERTREFGVRKAIGAKPWSILKLIITESIIITSFFGYIGMVCGVAANEIMDATIGHTTVDTGLFKAAMFVNPTVGLGTCIGATIAIVIAGTIAGLIPAIKAARIRPIEALRAE; translated from the coding sequence ATGAGAGAATTAATCAAAGAAATATGGAGCACGTCGAAGCGCAACAAGCTCCGCACTTCGCTTACGGGATTTGCCGTTGCCTGGGGAATCTTCATGCTGATATTCCTGCTGGGCGCCGGCAACGGACTGATTAATGCCCAGTTGCAGCAAAGCACCCGATTCCTTGCCAACTCCATGCGAGTATTCCCGGGCGAAACCTCCAAGGCTTACAAGGGACTGAAGGAAGGCAGAAGCATCACGCTCAACGACAGGGACATCCTCATCAGCAACCAGACCTACGGCCAGTACGTGGATGATGTGGGTGGAAGACTGGAACAGTATAACGTGAACATCAACTATGGTGATAATTATGTGGCAAGCCAGTCATTGGTGGGTGTGGCTCCTACACATCCCAAAATCGACAAGACGGAGATGATAGCCGGACGATTCATCAACGAAATCGATATGAAGGAGCAGCGCAAGAATGTGGTGCTGAGCCGAAGCCAGGCCAAGGAACTCTGCAAAGACTACCGTTCGCTGGTGGGCAAGAACGTAAAGATCAGCAACCTCAACTTCCAGGTGGTAGGAATTTACAAGGATGATGAATCGCGCAACAATACCGATGCCTTCATCGCCTACTCCACCATAAAGACCATCTATGCCAAGGGCGATGATGCAGGAAGTCTGGAGTTCACCATCAAGAACCTGAAGACCCAGGAGGATAACGAGCAGTTTGAGAAGAACTATCGTGCCAGCATCAACAACAACCACCAGGCTGCCCCTGATGACGACCGCACCATCTGGCTCTGGAACCGATACATGGACAATATCCAGATGAACCAGGGAATCGCCATCATGCAGACGGCACTCTGGATAGTGGGTCTGTTCACCCTGCTGAGCGGCATCGTGGGCGTAAGCAACATCATGCTCATCACCGTGAAGGAGCGAACCCGAGAGTTTGGTGTAAGAAAAGCCATCGGAGCCAAACCTTGGTCGATACTGAAGCTCATCATCACCGAGAGCATCATCATTACCTCGTTCTTCGGCTACATCGGAATGGTCTGTGGCGTGGCGGCAAACGAAATCATGGACGCAACCATCGGTCACACCACCGTAGATACCGGACTGTTTAAAGCCGCCATGTTTGTGAACCCTACGGTGGGCCTCGGCACCTGCATCGGTGCTACCATCGCCATCGTCATCGCAGGCACCATCGCCGGACTCATCCCAGCCATCAAGGCTGCAAGAATCCGACCGATAGAGGCGCTGAGAGCGGAATAA
- the trhA gene encoding PAQR family membrane homeostasis protein TrhA, producing the protein MKLKIHFSHKEELWNSWSHAGGILMGVVVGAIFLYWCFTMHNGWATAGIILYLFGMLMSYIASTVYHAISAWSKWKERLRKWDHAAIYWHIAGSYSPITLIALRDQGYWGWSLFIFIWACAIAGTIMSFTRLKDHSNLETTCFVGMGLSVLVAFKPLIDSVSATTVAWIIAEGVCYITGAVFYSINKKKYMHSVFHFFVLAGSICHIIAVWDILMKYI; encoded by the coding sequence ATGAAACTCAAAATACATTTCAGTCATAAAGAGGAACTCTGGAACTCCTGGTCGCACGCAGGAGGCATTCTGATGGGCGTTGTCGTGGGGGCCATTTTCCTGTATTGGTGCTTTACCATGCACAACGGATGGGCCACGGCAGGTATCATCCTCTACTTATTCGGTATGCTGATGTCGTACATCGCATCCACGGTTTATCACGCCATCTCAGCCTGGAGCAAGTGGAAGGAGCGACTGCGAAAGTGGGACCACGCCGCCATCTACTGGCACATTGCGGGTTCCTACTCCCCTATCACCCTGATTGCTTTGCGCGACCAAGGCTACTGGGGCTGGAGCCTCTTCATCTTTATCTGGGCGTGCGCCATCGCCGGAACCATCATGAGTTTTACCCGGCTCAAGGACCACAGCAACCTGGAGACCACCTGCTTTGTGGGCATGGGACTGTCGGTGCTCGTGGCTTTCAAGCCACTGATAGATTCCGTATCTGCCACCACGGTGGCTTGGATCATCGCCGAGGGCGTGTGCTACATTACGGGAGCCGTGTTCTACAGCATCAACAAGAAGAAATACATGCATTCCGTGTTCCATTTCTTTGTTTTGGCAGGTAGCATCTGCCACATCATCGCCGTTTGGGACATTCTGATGAAATACATTTAA
- a CDS encoding restriction endonuclease subunit S, translating into MKKYESYKDSGVGWIGKIPSHWSCVPFRRIAKVQCNLVRPSENLTMFQISPDSIEKNSGKIIKTRTVEEAKVDSDNHRFYKGQILYSKIRPLLNKVTIAPYDGLCSADMYPISTIENTEYVMYYMLSEAFLSSVKNIVADRVKMPKINQDELKNTDFVILPFSEQQVIVDYLKDKTLKIEQYVSARERERAA; encoded by the coding sequence ATGAAAAAATATGAATCATATAAGGACAGCGGTGTGGGATGGATTGGAAAAATTCCGAGCCATTGGAGTTGTGTGCCGTTCAGACGAATAGCCAAAGTGCAATGCAACCTTGTGCGTCCTTCCGAAAACTTGACTATGTTCCAAATTTCTCCCGACTCTATTGAAAAGAATTCGGGGAAAATTATCAAGACAAGAACTGTGGAAGAAGCCAAGGTTGACAGCGACAATCACAGATTTTACAAGGGACAGATTCTTTACTCTAAGATACGTCCATTGTTGAATAAAGTGACCATTGCTCCATACGATGGCTTGTGCAGTGCCGACATGTACCCTATAAGTACAATCGAAAACACAGAATATGTAATGTATTATATGCTTTCAGAAGCATTCCTCTCTTCTGTCAAAAATATAGTTGCAGACAGAGTGAAAATGCCAAAAATCAATCAAGACGAGCTGAAGAATACGGATTTTGTTATTCTTCCGTTTTCCGAGCAACAAGTCATAGTTGACTATTTGAAAGACAAAACCCTCAAAATTGAGCAATATGTTTCCGCAAGAGAGAGAGAGAGAGCTGCTTGA
- a CDS encoding GntR family transcriptional regulator, whose protein sequence is MIFSNDKAIYVQIAERLNDEILAGKYKEDERIPSVREYAVLLEVNANTTVKAYDLLATDEIIYNKRGLGYFVSAGAKKQIKKTRKKEFMKERLPELARQMQLLDISIDEVKEELEKNLKKVKI, encoded by the coding sequence ATGATTTTCAGTAATGATAAAGCGATATACGTACAGATAGCCGAACGATTGAACGATGAAATCCTGGCGGGCAAGTACAAGGAAGACGAGCGAATACCGAGCGTCAGGGAATACGCCGTACTGCTGGAGGTAAATGCCAACACAACCGTGAAGGCATACGACCTGCTTGCCACCGACGAGATCATCTACAACAAGCGAGGCTTGGGCTACTTTGTTTCCGCAGGAGCCAAGAAGCAGATTAAGAAAACCCGCAAAAAGGAGTTTATGAAAGAAAGACTCCCGGAACTCGCCCGACAGATGCAGCTTCTCGACATCTCCATCGACGAAGTGAAGGAAGAGTTGGAGAAGAATCTCAAAAAAGTGAAAATATGA
- a CDS encoding ATP-binding cassette domain-containing protein: MIQIKDIDFRYPGSKHLVFRDFSLELKENNIYGLLGKNGTGKSTLLYLISGLLRQQQGTILVDGISAQDRKAEMLKDIFMVPEEFELPNVSLATYVKMNQEFYPNFSQEVLDRCLKDFDLPLSLKLNELSMGQKKKVFMSFALATGTRFLLMDEPTNGLDIPSKSQFRKVIANNMTEDRTLIISTHQVHDVESLLDHIIIMNQSQLLLDASVSDICGKYTFEYRNPQEMDDTVLYAEPTLQGNAAICKRQEGEQETQMNLELLFNAVIGGKLGKI, from the coding sequence ATGATACAGATTAAAGACATTGATTTCAGATACCCAGGTAGCAAGCACCTTGTATTTAGAGATTTCTCTTTGGAACTCAAGGAGAACAACATTTATGGCTTGCTCGGTAAGAACGGTACAGGCAAGAGCACCCTGCTCTACCTCATCAGCGGATTGCTCCGCCAGCAACAAGGTACCATTCTCGTGGATGGCATTTCGGCACAAGATCGCAAAGCCGAGATGCTGAAGGACATCTTCATGGTACCCGAAGAGTTTGAACTGCCCAACGTTTCCCTTGCCACCTACGTGAAGATGAACCAGGAGTTCTATCCTAACTTCTCGCAGGAAGTGCTGGACCGTTGCCTCAAGGATTTTGATTTACCACTCTCTCTCAAGTTGAACGAACTTTCGATGGGACAGAAAAAGAAGGTATTCATGAGTTTCGCACTCGCCACGGGTACCCGCTTTCTTCTGATGGACGAGCCAACCAATGGTCTCGACATCCCATCGAAGAGCCAGTTCCGTAAGGTCATCGCCAACAACATGACGGAAGATCGCACCCTCATCATCTCTACTCATCAGGTGCACGATGTAGAGTCACTGCTCGACCACATCATCATCATGAACCAAAGCCAGCTCCTGCTCGATGCATCGGTATCAGACATCTGCGGGAAATACACCTTCGAGTACCGCAACCCACAGGAAATGGACGACACCGTGCTCTACGCCGAGCCAACCCTGCAGGGCAATGCCGCCATCTGCAAGCGACAGGAGGGCGAGCAGGAAACACAGATGAACCTGGAATTGCTCTTCAATGCAGTGATAGGTGGAAAATTAGGAAAAATATAA
- a CDS encoding type I restriction-modification system subunit M gives MEQSQYNFLFSFIWNIANDVLVNAFNKGDYKKVILPMLVLRRIDVLLEPTKDAVIQMKEQLDKNKIENQAPVLYDITGYPFYNTSKFTMKTLKSEIDPLRLKMNFIEYLNGYSKDVLDIIEKLHLRQVVDNLTEAERLGSIIEKFTSDKINLSSKPVFDGEGNLLHPALDNHTVGMMFEELLRRFNEENNVTEAGEHFTPRDYVKLLADLAVLPVADKIKATTYSVYDGACGTGGILTIAQERIKQIGKEQGKDVAINIYGQELLPDTYATCKADLMISGHIKSFQYNYAGEEREYIAFDSTVSRDGHAGETYDFCISNPPFGTPWKEDLKKRGLKETEKAKFTDSRFNIAIGNGENRKEITFLPDIGDCQMLFLANNLSRMVDDTEMGTRIVEVHNGSSLFTGNAGSGASNLRQYIIENDMLEAIVAMPENDFYNTGIGTYIWIVTNRKEERRKGYVQLIDATDIKSPLRKNLGKKNCETNEADRNEIVKMLLDFKETKKSKIFPNKEFGYYSVTVERPLRLVYENLDEIALPDLKNKGDVELLQRVVEAWKENLGGHTVGDFALFLMLEQMRVKVPASKVKLVRQYLSKHNDKADVCFTKPTKRDSAVVTDPSLRDTEQVPLLYPGGIDAFMEKEVLPYAPDAFYDAANVVVGYELSFTKYFYKPVELRTIADITTDINGIECRLKGVLKDILNV, from the coding sequence ATGGAACAGTCACAATATAACTTTTTGTTCTCGTTTATCTGGAACATAGCCAATGACGTACTTGTGAACGCTTTCAACAAAGGCGATTACAAGAAGGTCATTCTGCCTATGTTGGTGTTGCGCCGCATTGACGTGCTGCTCGAACCGACAAAGGATGCTGTTATACAGATGAAAGAACAACTTGACAAAAACAAGATAGAAAACCAAGCGCCAGTGTTGTATGACATTACTGGCTACCCATTCTACAACACCTCCAAGTTTACGATGAAGACTTTGAAAAGCGAGATAGACCCTCTTCGCCTTAAAATGAACTTCATTGAATATCTGAACGGCTATAGTAAGGATGTGCTCGACATCATCGAAAAGCTGCATCTTCGACAGGTTGTTGACAACCTCACGGAAGCGGAACGTTTGGGAAGTATCATCGAGAAATTCACGTCCGACAAAATAAACCTCAGCTCAAAGCCTGTCTTTGACGGCGAGGGCAATCTCTTGCATCCTGCTCTTGACAACCACACAGTGGGAATGATGTTTGAGGAACTCCTGCGACGTTTCAACGAGGAGAACAACGTGACAGAGGCTGGTGAACATTTCACACCAAGAGACTACGTGAAGCTGCTTGCCGACCTCGCCGTGCTTCCTGTTGCCGACAAAATCAAGGCTACGACATACAGCGTGTATGACGGAGCATGTGGCACTGGCGGAATACTCACCATTGCGCAAGAGCGCATCAAGCAGATTGGCAAGGAACAGGGAAAAGATGTGGCAATCAACATTTACGGACAAGAACTATTGCCAGACACTTATGCCACTTGCAAGGCAGACCTTATGATTTCGGGACATATCAAGTCGTTCCAATACAACTACGCTGGTGAGGAACGAGAGTATATCGCTTTCGACTCCACTGTTTCTCGTGACGGTCATGCTGGAGAAACATACGATTTCTGCATCTCCAATCCCCCTTTCGGTACTCCGTGGAAAGAGGACTTGAAGAAACGTGGATTGAAGGAAACAGAAAAGGCAAAGTTTACGGACTCTCGCTTTAATATCGCTATAGGCAATGGTGAGAACCGCAAGGAGATAACTTTCTTGCCCGACATCGGCGACTGCCAGATGCTGTTCCTTGCCAACAATCTCAGCCGAATGGTGGATGACACGGAAATGGGTACGAGAATCGTGGAGGTGCATAATGGTTCCTCACTTTTTACGGGCAATGCAGGAAGCGGAGCAAGCAACTTGCGCCAGTACATCATCGAGAACGACATGCTGGAGGCTATCGTAGCCATGCCTGAAAACGACTTTTACAATACAGGTATCGGCACATACATCTGGATAGTAACCAACCGCAAGGAGGAACGCCGCAAAGGATATGTGCAGTTGATTGATGCAACCGACATCAAGTCTCCGTTGCGCAAGAACCTTGGTAAGAAGAACTGCGAGACTAACGAAGCGGACCGCAACGAAATTGTCAAGATGCTACTCGACTTCAAAGAAACAAAGAAAAGCAAGATCTTCCCGAATAAGGAATTTGGCTACTATAGCGTGACCGTGGAGAGACCTCTTCGCCTTGTTTATGAGAACCTTGACGAAATCGCACTGCCCGACTTGAAAAACAAGGGCGATGTGGAACTTTTGCAGCGAGTGGTTGAGGCATGGAAAGAAAATTTGGGCGGTCATACCGTGGGTGATTTTGCATTGTTCTTGATGTTGGAACAGATGAGAGTGAAAGTGCCAGCGTCAAAGGTGAAACTGGTGCGCCAGTATCTCAGCAAGCACAATGACAAGGCTGATGTTTGCTTCACTAAGCCGACAAAGCGTGACAGTGCGGTCGTGACAGACCCTTCATTGCGTGACACAGAGCAAGTGCCGCTCCTCTACCCTGGAGGCATTGATGCCTTCATGGAAAAGGAAGTGCTGCCGTATGCGCCCGATGCGTTCTACGATGCTGCAAATGTGGTTGTTGGCTATGAGTTGTCGTTCACCAAGTACTTTTACAAGCCTGTAGAACTGCGCACTATTGCCGACATCACAACCGATATCAACGGCATAGAGTGCAGACTGAAAGGCGTACTTAAAGATATTTTAAACGTCTAA
- a CDS encoding toxin PIN translates to MKKYIQPEINVMEMELDSQLCAASETIGIGSTPAEGPSLVPTRPRFSIWDSEDDVEE, encoded by the coding sequence ATGAAAAAGTATATTCAGCCAGAGATTAATGTAATGGAGATGGAGTTGGACTCTCAGCTTTGTGCAGCTAGTGAAACTATTGGTATTGGCAGTACTCCGGCAGAGGGACCTTCTCTCGTACCAACACGTCCTCGCTTCAGCATCTGGGATTCTGAGGACGATGTAGAGGAGTAG
- a CDS encoding restriction endonuclease subunit S — protein sequence MFPQERERELLDSLKQSEIANVVTKGLNPNVRMKDSGIPWIGMIPEHWEIRKIKFLFKERSEKGFPNEPVLCATQKYGVIPQSMYENRVVVVNKGLDGLKLVKKGDFVISLRSFQGGIEYAHYQGIISAAYTVLMPSRDINPLYVKYLFKSHPFIGLLKTCVTGIREGQNINYDMLRNNSIMLPPASEQQAIVDYIEAKLSKIDSCMADLQAEIDYLKEFKQRLISDVVTGQICVAKPQKGEQQ from the coding sequence ATGTTTCCGCAAGAGAGAGAGAGAGAGCTGCTTGACAGTTTAAAGCAATCAGAGATTGCAAATGTCGTCACAAAAGGTTTGAACCCGAATGTTCGTATGAAAGATTCGGGCATACCTTGGATTGGCATGATTCCTGAGCATTGGGAAATTCGCAAGATAAAATTTTTGTTTAAGGAGCGTTCGGAAAAAGGATTTCCTAACGAGCCTGTACTTTGTGCGACTCAGAAATACGGGGTGATACCCCAAAGTATGTATGAGAATAGAGTTGTCGTTGTAAACAAAGGACTTGATGGATTGAAGCTGGTAAAAAAAGGAGACTTTGTCATAAGTTTGCGCTCGTTCCAAGGAGGTATAGAATATGCACATTACCAAGGAATTATTAGCGCAGCCTATACGGTATTGATGCCATCCAGAGATATAAATCCGCTCTATGTTAAATACCTTTTCAAATCACATCCTTTTATAGGACTTTTAAAAACATGTGTTACTGGAATACGAGAAGGACAGAACATCAATTACGACATGTTGAGGAACAATAGTATAATGCTACCTCCTGCTTCTGAGCAGCAAGCCATTGTTGATTACATAGAAGCCAAGCTCTCTAAAATTGACAGTTGTATGGCTGACCTCCAAGCGGAGATAGATTATCTCAAAGAGTTCAAACAACGTTTGATAAGTGATGTAGTGACAGGACAGATATGTGTGGCAAAGCCACAGAAAGGAGAACAACAATGA
- a CDS encoding ABC transporter ATP-binding protein: protein MSLIHLKDVNKTYQGAQPLHVLKGIDLDIERGEFVSIMGASGSGKSTLLNILGILDNYDTGEYLLNDVLIKDLSETRAAEYRNKMIGFIFQSFNLISFKTAVENVELPLFYQGVSRKKRHELAMEYLDKLGLKQWANHYPNEMSGGQKQRVAIARALITKPEIILADEPTGALDSKTSVEVMDLLKELHQKEGMTIVVVTHESGVANETDKVIHIKDGLIGSIEDNRDHHLVSKDYVK, encoded by the coding sequence ATGTCATTAATTCATCTAAAAGACGTCAACAAGACCTATCAGGGTGCTCAGCCACTCCATGTGCTGAAGGGCATCGACCTCGACATCGAACGTGGCGAGTTCGTCAGCATCATGGGTGCTTCCGGCTCGGGAAAATCCACCTTATTAAATATATTGGGTATTCTCGACAACTACGATACGGGCGAATACCTACTCAACGATGTGCTCATCAAAGACCTCTCGGAAACCCGTGCTGCCGAATACCGCAACAAGATGATTGGCTTCATCTTCCAGTCGTTCAACCTCATCTCGTTCAAGACGGCGGTGGAAAACGTGGAGCTTCCACTCTTCTACCAGGGCGTGAGCCGCAAGAAGCGCCACGAACTGGCGATGGAATATCTCGACAAACTGGGCTTGAAGCAATGGGCCAACCATTATCCCAACGAGATGTCGGGAGGACAGAAGCAGCGTGTAGCCATCGCCCGTGCCCTCATCACCAAACCCGAAATCATCCTTGCCGATGAGCCTACCGGAGCCCTCGACTCCAAAACGAGCGTGGAAGTGATGGACCTGCTGAAGGAACTGCACCAGAAGGAGGGAATGACCATCGTGGTGGTAACCCACGAAAGCGGTGTTGCCAACGAGACCGATAAGGTTATCCATATCAAGGACGGACTCATCGGAAGCATCGAAGACAACAGAGACCATCATCTCGTATCAAAAGACTACGTGAAGTAA
- a CDS encoding IS1182 family transposase: MAYKKGQDRRQRVLFPDCIDEYVEADAPVRLFDAFVDNLKMDELGFVRSTPAETGTPGYDPRDLLKLYIYGYFYQVRSSRKLARECKCNVEVMWLLNKLTPDFRTISDFRKDNKKAITKVFKEFNKFCMGLKLFSKSYISIDGSKFKAVNAKDNNLTLSKLDDRIKRLDEHISIYMEELEAYDHEEGRRLSKDELQRKLDVCKERKERYEGYRDTLEKSGESQISLTDPDSRLMKANEGFCVGYNVQTAVDAESHMIAGFLVTNSPTDHGQLTSVASEVKADYGVDVLESTADKGYECPEDHADALANGIVPNVIQRDGSCTEQVQFDYNEATITDEQKSSTNPEDLKACLEAAVIPEAYKDFLTDAQIVEVKEYTSDVAESAVLKMTPGQMRAKALEGYFVRDAERNLVYCPQGEILRQKSIKRNGMIRYCNKLACKKCKCKCTIQKFKEADFNKDTLIKATEAKRKQLKEENKDKPKPPRMKIVKKVVRYVLHLDQNKMDNRKCLSEHPFGTMKRALGQYYFLLKGKLKVTAEMGLFCLSYNLRRAISLKGVPALIASLG, translated from the coding sequence ATGGCATATAAAAAAGGACAAGATAGACGACAGAGGGTTCTTTTCCCTGATTGCATTGACGAGTATGTAGAGGCTGACGCCCCTGTTCGCTTGTTTGATGCTTTTGTCGATAATCTCAAAATGGATGAACTGGGATTCGTCCGCAGTACTCCTGCAGAGACAGGTACTCCTGGATATGATCCTCGCGATCTCCTCAAACTCTATATTTATGGTTACTTCTATCAGGTACGTTCCTCTCGCAAACTTGCTCGTGAGTGCAAGTGTAACGTAGAGGTAATGTGGCTGCTCAACAAGCTGACTCCTGACTTTCGTACAATCTCCGATTTCCGCAAGGACAACAAGAAGGCTATTACTAAAGTTTTTAAAGAGTTCAACAAGTTTTGTATGGGACTGAAGCTCTTTTCCAAGTCGTACATCTCTATTGATGGAAGCAAGTTTAAGGCTGTAAATGCTAAAGACAACAACCTTACTCTAAGCAAACTCGATGACCGAATCAAGCGTCTTGATGAACATATTTCAATCTATATGGAAGAACTTGAAGCATACGATCATGAGGAAGGACGCAGGCTCTCTAAAGATGAGTTGCAACGTAAGCTTGATGTTTGCAAGGAGCGCAAGGAACGCTATGAGGGATACCGTGATACACTTGAGAAAAGTGGTGAAAGCCAGATTTCCTTAACCGATCCTGATTCCCGACTAATGAAAGCCAACGAAGGCTTTTGTGTCGGTTATAATGTGCAAACTGCAGTTGATGCGGAGAGCCATATGATAGCAGGCTTCCTGGTAACCAACAGTCCAACAGACCATGGTCAGCTTACAAGCGTAGCATCTGAGGTGAAAGCCGATTATGGTGTTGACGTTCTTGAATCAACTGCAGACAAGGGGTACGAGTGTCCCGAGGATCATGCAGATGCATTGGCTAATGGTATCGTACCAAATGTCATCCAACGTGATGGCAGCTGCACGGAGCAGGTTCAGTTTGACTATAACGAAGCTACCATAACTGACGAACAAAAGTCAAGTACTAATCCAGAAGATTTGAAGGCATGTCTTGAAGCAGCAGTCATACCGGAAGCCTACAAGGATTTTTTAACCGATGCACAGATTGTAGAGGTCAAGGAGTACACTTCTGATGTAGCAGAGTCTGCTGTACTGAAGATGACTCCCGGGCAGATGCGTGCCAAGGCTCTTGAAGGATACTTCGTGAGGGATGCCGAACGCAATCTTGTCTATTGTCCGCAAGGAGAAATCCTGAGGCAAAAGTCTATCAAAAGAAACGGTATGATCCGCTATTGCAACAAGCTTGCATGTAAAAAATGCAAGTGCAAGTGTACCATCCAGAAGTTCAAGGAGGCAGACTTCAACAAAGACACCTTGATAAAGGCAACCGAAGCAAAACGCAAGCAACTCAAAGAAGAGAATAAGGACAAGCCAAAACCTCCAAGAATGAAGATCGTGAAGAAGGTTGTCCGTTACGTTTTACATCTAGATCAGAACAAGATGGACAATCGCAAATGCCTCTCCGAGCATCCTTTTGGAACCATGAAGCGAGCACTTGGGCAATACTACTTTTTACTGAAAGGCAAACTGAAAGTAACTGCTGAGATGGGTCTCTTTTGCCTATCTTATAACCTTCGTCGTGCCATATCTCTCAAAGGTGTACCTGCTTTGATTGCTTCTCTTGGATAA
- a CDS encoding DUF3990 domain-containing protein — protein sequence MSKVYHGSIEEVKSPEIRQPNRSLDYGSGFYTTTSYEQAKKWVERRMKDKGVSVGYVNVYELDDDVIKDMKSLFFKKPTEEWVNFVMKNRTEREFCHDYDIVYGPVADDSVYTQFTLYEGGIISMPTLIQELKTYKLVDQYLFHTEKSLQAIKFVESKIIKI from the coding sequence ATGAGCAAAGTATATCATGGAAGTATTGAGGAAGTTAAGAGTCCAGAGATACGTCAGCCAAACCGTTCTCTTGACTATGGCTCTGGCTTCTACACAACCACTTCTTACGAACAGGCTAAGAAATGGGTAGAGCGAAGAATGAAAGACAAAGGAGTATCTGTCGGTTACGTGAATGTCTATGAGTTGGATGACGACGTAATAAAAGATATGAAATCACTCTTCTTCAAGAAACCAACAGAGGAATGGGTGAATTTCGTAATGAAAAATCGTACCGAGAGGGAGTTCTGCCACGACTACGACATTGTGTATGGTCCTGTGGCAGATGATAGCGTTTATACTCAGTTCACACTCTATGAAGGTGGCATCATCAGTATGCCTACTCTCATTCAAGAATTAAAGACATATAAATTGGTTGACCAGTATCTTTTCCATACGGAGAAGTCGCTGCAAGCCATTAAATTTGTAGAATCAAAAATCATCAAGATATGA
- a CDS encoding helix-turn-helix domain-containing protein, producing MKLNRIKAVLEEKGISQTWLSKKMGKSFSTVNAYVCNRTQPNLTTLLEIAQILSVDMKELISDEKERSAK from the coding sequence ATGAAGTTAAATCGCATAAAGGCAGTTTTAGAGGAGAAAGGTATAAGCCAAACTTGGCTTTCCAAGAAAATGGGCAAGAGTTTTAGTACGGTCAATGCCTATGTGTGCAATCGTACCCAACCAAACCTTACAACGCTTCTTGAAATTGCACAAATATTGTCTGTGGATATGAAGGAACTTATCTCGGACGAGAAAGAACGTAGTGCTAAATAA
- a CDS encoding DUF3791 domain-containing protein, whose protein sequence is MNKEQQDRAMFVSFCIEQYAKAKSMAAEDVVNLFEQYGIAEHFCEFYDVLHTQGGQWLVEEIDKMINERRK, encoded by the coding sequence ATGAACAAGGAACAGCAAGACAGAGCAATGTTTGTATCGTTCTGTATAGAGCAATACGCAAAGGCAAAGAGTATGGCTGCTGAAGATGTGGTGAATTTGTTTGAGCAATATGGCATTGCAGAGCATTTCTGCGAGTTCTACGATGTACTCCATACACAAGGCGGTCAGTGGCTGGTTGAAGAAATTGACAAAATGATAAACGAAAGAAGAAAATGA